In the Pseudoalteromonas tunicata genome, one interval contains:
- a CDS encoding peptidylprolyl isomerase, with protein MHNRNKHLLAMSFLAAGLLSSAANATIVELQTNQGNIKINLFDQTTPATVANFLSYVNKDAFDETVFHRAVKGFVLQGGGFIYDGKLRLSPVATDAAVINEPKHSNVKGTIAMAKLENNPNSATNQWFINLTNNNNASNPLNLDVQNGGYTVFGQVVEGDMAVVEGIMNLTICKEAPLINYTAAQCTANTVIAGENFVKIMNVNILDTDPASATNAGIVPVENTLIKAAPADKSDSSSGSLSALLLGLIGFVGMRRLK; from the coding sequence ATGCATAACCGCAATAAACATTTATTAGCGATGTCTTTTTTAGCGGCAGGACTTCTATCAAGCGCTGCCAACGCAACAATTGTTGAGCTACAAACGAATCAGGGTAATATCAAAATAAATTTATTTGACCAAACAACCCCAGCAACTGTGGCGAACTTTTTAAGTTATGTAAATAAAGACGCTTTTGACGAAACGGTTTTTCACCGTGCAGTAAAAGGATTTGTATTACAAGGTGGCGGCTTTATTTATGATGGAAAACTGCGGTTATCGCCAGTTGCAACCGATGCTGCAGTGATCAACGAGCCAAAGCATTCTAATGTTAAAGGCACTATAGCGATGGCAAAATTAGAAAATAATCCGAATAGTGCTACTAATCAATGGTTTATTAACTTAACAAATAATAATAATGCTTCAAACCCTCTGAATCTAGATGTGCAAAATGGTGGTTATACGGTATTCGGTCAAGTGGTTGAAGGGGATATGGCGGTCGTCGAAGGCATAATGAATTTAACAATTTGTAAAGAAGCGCCACTGATTAACTATACCGCAGCCCAATGTACTGCAAATACGGTTATTGCTGGCGAAAACTTTGTAAAAATAATGAACGTGAATATTTTAGATACTGATCCGGCAAGTGCCACCAATGCGGGTATTGTTCCCGTTGAAAACACCTTAATTAAAGCGGCTCCTGCGGATAAATCAGATTCAAGCTCAGGGAGTTTATCTGCACTATTATTAGGCTTAATTGGCTTTGTGGGTATGCGCCGATTAAAATAA
- a CDS encoding MarR family winged helix-turn-helix transcriptional regulator, translating into MTLNAIQSLHLQHFLPYRLSQLTAHVSETFAKVYQDEYQLSIPEWRILVNLAEKKSSNAKELGECAVMDKSTVSRTIKLLQQKNYVEKITDENDKRASLLTLSRQGNALYQELVPKALAWEAQLLAVLSAPEYRDLMSSIDKLEQQLLRLKDGI; encoded by the coding sequence ATGACTCTTAATGCCATTCAATCACTGCACTTGCAGCATTTTTTGCCTTATCGTTTGAGTCAACTCACTGCTCATGTCAGTGAAACCTTTGCCAAGGTCTATCAAGACGAATATCAATTGAGTATTCCTGAATGGCGTATTTTGGTGAATTTAGCCGAAAAAAAATCAAGCAATGCAAAAGAACTAGGTGAGTGTGCCGTGATGGATAAGTCGACGGTGTCACGCACTATAAAGTTATTACAACAAAAAAATTATGTCGAAAAAATTACCGACGAAAATGATAAACGTGCCAGCTTACTAACACTAAGTAGGCAGGGAAACGCGCTTTATCAGGAGTTGGTACCTAAAGCACTTGCTTGGGAGGCTCAATTGTTAGCCGTGTTATCGGCGCCTGAATATCGCGATTTAATGAGTAGTATCGATAAATTAGAGCAACAGCTATTACGTTTAAAAGACGGGATTTAA
- a CDS encoding TonB-dependent receptor, with amino-acid sequence MKTQLRKKALTLAVAACLGVSGAAMANETSSAVKGQIMGPNGNPAAGTKITIIHVPSGSTKIVEVNDAGYFSVKGLRVGGPYQVIVDSDTFEDTLVENIYLSLGNDYPVNVALNAKTNMEQIVVTGSAISTMSGGTGPASTFTLSDLESAPAINRDLKDIVRADPRVYVDDSRGAIQCGGGNPRYNSLTLDGVRMNDNFGLSSNGYPTIRAPFSFDAIEQVAVELAPFDVQYGGFTSCNINAVTKSGTNEVHGGFFYDFTSDSLKGDEIKDEDVDNGNYTEKRYGFNVGLPLIQDTLFLFTSYEKLDGIKQLQYDGLSTGSVSQADLDRIINITRDTYGYDAGSMPGSMPVGDEKILVKLDWNINSDHRASLVYNWNDGYNLSQSDTGSDYVSLDSHFFEQGAEFTSIVGSLYSDWNSNFSTEIRIGKSKLDARVESLDAASGFGEFRIDTTDGGRVYIGPDDSRQSNDLNYDTTTFKVAGTYYLDQHTLTAGYEFEELDVFNLFMQHSQGEFVFDSVDDYAAGLAGDVYYNNAAGTNNPDDVAASFAYAQHTFYIQDEYSFDNIDATLSFGLRYDKYTSDDKPNYNKQFEDRYNFSNQKNMDGIDLLQPRVGFNWSASEDLEVRAGVGLYSGGNPNVWVSNAYSNDGITQIGRYAGNINLFDIPMTNGGKPGYEIPQFMYDDIQNTPIGQGDGTVNAIAPDFEIPSEWKYAVGATYVLEDDYTVSVDLLHTQKRNSAILTDIALRDSGKNAFDGRPIYESIEGRSGELLLDNVSGDDGESTILSAALSKEYDSGINFTVSYAFTDSKDVNPMTSSTASSNYGNLATTNPGNPGVATSDYEVPHRFTLQLGYKVELIEGYTTRINLFGQASQGQPYSFTFDGADSQFGDANSNRSRQLVYIPLVDDPNVVYTPYSKDPVTGKETGFDKALFDQFIESEGLTRGAIAGRNSNNADWFTKVDLRVSQQIPGFMDGHKGEVFFVINNLTNLLNSDWGTMEKGGFVGNRMVKAKVNAEGKYEYNTFNARNANLSVQRDASLWEMRLGVNYRF; translated from the coding sequence ATGAAAACTCAACTACGCAAAAAGGCGCTAACACTAGCTGTTGCCGCTTGTTTAGGTGTCAGTGGTGCAGCAATGGCGAACGAAACGTCTTCAGCTGTTAAAGGTCAGATTATGGGACCAAACGGCAATCCTGCCGCTGGTACTAAAATCACTATTATTCACGTACCATCAGGTTCAACTAAAATTGTTGAAGTCAATGACGCTGGTTACTTCAGTGTAAAAGGTTTACGTGTTGGTGGTCCATACCAAGTAATCGTTGATTCAGATACTTTCGAAGACACTTTAGTTGAAAATATTTACCTAAGCCTTGGTAATGATTACCCAGTTAATGTTGCTTTAAATGCTAAGACAAATATGGAGCAAATCGTAGTTACTGGTAGTGCAATCAGTACTATGTCTGGTGGTACAGGCCCTGCTTCAACATTTACATTATCAGATCTTGAATCTGCACCAGCAATCAACCGTGATTTAAAAGATATTGTACGTGCTGACCCTCGTGTTTATGTTGATGATAGCCGAGGTGCTATTCAATGTGGTGGTGGCAATCCTCGTTACAACAGCTTGACCCTTGATGGCGTACGTATGAACGATAACTTCGGTTTAAGTTCAAATGGTTACCCAACAATTCGTGCTCCATTCTCGTTTGATGCAATCGAACAAGTTGCTGTTGAACTTGCACCATTTGATGTTCAATACGGTGGTTTTACCTCGTGTAATATTAACGCTGTAACAAAGTCTGGTACAAATGAAGTACATGGTGGATTCTTCTATGACTTCACGAGTGACTCGTTAAAAGGCGACGAAATCAAAGACGAAGATGTTGATAACGGTAATTACACTGAAAAACGATATGGCTTCAATGTAGGTCTTCCTTTAATCCAAGATACTTTATTCTTATTCACTTCTTATGAAAAATTAGATGGTATTAAACAGCTTCAGTATGATGGTTTAAGCACCGGTAGTGTGTCTCAAGCTGACTTAGATCGTATTATTAATATCACTCGCGATACTTATGGCTACGATGCAGGCTCTATGCCTGGAAGCATGCCTGTTGGTGATGAAAAAATACTAGTAAAACTAGATTGGAATATCAACTCAGACCATCGCGCAAGCTTGGTATACAACTGGAATGATGGTTATAACTTGTCTCAGTCAGATACTGGTAGTGATTACGTCTCTCTAGACAGTCACTTCTTCGAGCAAGGCGCTGAATTTACCTCAATTGTCGGTTCGTTATATTCAGACTGGAACTCAAACTTCTCAACTGAAATCCGTATTGGTAAATCAAAACTTGATGCACGTGTTGAATCTCTTGATGCTGCAAGTGGTTTTGGTGAGTTCAGAATCGATACTACTGATGGTGGACGTGTTTATATTGGTCCTGATGACTCACGTCAATCAAACGATTTAAACTATGACACAACTACATTTAAAGTAGCTGGTACTTATTACTTAGATCAACACACCCTAACAGCAGGTTATGAGTTTGAAGAGCTAGACGTATTCAACTTATTTATGCAACATTCACAAGGTGAGTTTGTATTTGATTCTGTTGATGATTATGCAGCTGGTTTAGCTGGTGATGTTTATTATAATAATGCCGCTGGCACTAATAACCCTGATGACGTTGCAGCCTCATTCGCTTATGCACAGCACACTTTTTATATCCAAGATGAATACAGCTTCGATAATATCGATGCAACCTTGTCATTTGGTTTACGCTATGACAAATACACCAGCGATGACAAACCAAACTACAACAAACAGTTTGAAGATCGTTATAACTTCAGCAATCAAAAGAACATGGATGGTATTGACTTATTACAACCACGCGTTGGTTTTAACTGGTCTGCATCAGAAGACTTAGAAGTACGTGCGGGTGTTGGTCTCTATTCTGGTGGTAACCCAAATGTTTGGGTATCAAATGCTTACTCGAATGACGGTATTACACAAATTGGTCGTTATGCTGGGAACATCAACTTGTTTGATATACCAATGACTAATGGTGGTAAACCAGGTTATGAAATTCCACAGTTCATGTACGACGACATCCAGAATACACCTATCGGTCAAGGTGATGGTACTGTTAACGCAATTGCACCAGACTTCGAAATTCCATCAGAGTGGAAATATGCTGTAGGTGCAACATATGTACTTGAAGACGATTACACCGTATCTGTTGATTTACTTCATACACAAAAACGTAACTCAGCAATTCTAACGGATATCGCACTACGTGATTCTGGTAAAAATGCGTTTGATGGTCGCCCAATTTATGAATCAATTGAAGGCCGTAGTGGTGAATTATTACTTGATAACGTATCAGGTGATGATGGCGAATCAACTATCCTTTCAGCTGCATTGAGCAAAGAATATGATAGCGGTATTAATTTTACTGTGTCTTATGCTTTTACCGACTCAAAAGATGTAAATCCTATGACTAGCTCAACGGCTAGCTCTAACTACGGTAACTTAGCAACCACAAATCCTGGTAACCCTGGTGTTGCTACTTCTGATTATGAAGTGCCACATCGCTTTACCCTTCAACTAGGCTATAAAGTCGAGTTAATTGAAGGTTATACCACTCGCATTAACCTATTTGGTCAAGCCAGCCAAGGTCAGCCATACAGCTTCACGTTTGATGGCGCTGATAGCCAGTTTGGTGATGCCAATTCAAATCGCTCTCGTCAATTAGTGTACATTCCATTAGTAGACGATCCGAATGTTGTTTACACGCCATACTCAAAAGACCCAGTTACCGGTAAAGAAACTGGTTTTGATAAAGCGCTATTTGATCAATTCATTGAATCTGAAGGCTTAACACGTGGCGCTATTGCAGGTCGTAATAGTAACAACGCTGATTGGTTCACTAAAGTTGATTTACGTGTATCGCAACAAATCCCAGGTTTTATGGATGGTCATAAAGGCGAAGTATTCTTTGTTATTAATAACTTAACAAACTTACTTAACAGTGATTGGGGCACAATGGAAAAAGGTGGCTTTGTTGGTAACCGTATGGTGAAGGCAAAAGTTAATGCTGAAGGTAAATACGAATATAATACGTTTAATGCCAGAAATGCTAACTTATCTGTCCAACGCGATGCCTCTTTATGGGAAATGCGCCTTGGTGTGAACTACCGTTTCTAA
- a CDS encoding S1/P1 nuclease, giving the protein MNISAKIKSIVIISTFLTFSIINKSHAWAQNGHRVVGQIAENHLTDKTKMAIAHLLEGDKLPEVTTWADEMRSDPSKFWKKESVIWHYININEAEDFKPNRYRITATKGEVTDAYSAILKSIAVLQSEQTSLDKKRFYFRFLTHVVGDIHQPMHVGRKDDRGGNDVKVKYFNKDTNLHSLWDKDLLEGENLSFSEYAYFIDTTNKELISQYLASEPKDWVLESFHIAKKLYEVDDGNFSYSYVYEQKNTMNTRLLQGGIRLAGLLNAIFDPSAIPLVQALKLSQTNEVNN; this is encoded by the coding sequence ATGAATATCAGCGCAAAAATAAAATCGATTGTCATAATTTCGACATTTTTAACCTTCAGTATTATAAATAAATCTCATGCATGGGCTCAAAACGGTCATCGTGTTGTAGGTCAGATAGCAGAAAACCATTTAACCGACAAAACTAAAATGGCAATTGCACATTTGCTCGAAGGTGACAAATTGCCAGAAGTGACAACTTGGGCTGATGAAATGCGTTCAGATCCAAGTAAGTTTTGGAAAAAAGAATCAGTGATTTGGCATTATATTAATATCAATGAAGCCGAAGACTTTAAACCAAATCGTTACCGTATAACGGCGACAAAAGGTGAAGTGACTGATGCATATTCTGCAATTTTAAAAAGTATTGCGGTATTACAAAGCGAGCAGACATCATTAGATAAAAAACGTTTCTACTTTCGTTTTTTAACGCACGTAGTCGGTGACATTCACCAGCCAATGCATGTTGGTCGTAAAGATGACCGAGGTGGTAACGATGTTAAAGTGAAGTATTTTAATAAAGATACCAACTTACACTCACTTTGGGACAAAGATTTATTAGAAGGTGAAAACCTTTCTTTTAGTGAATACGCTTATTTTATTGATACAACCAATAAAGAGTTGATCAGTCAATATTTAGCCAGTGAGCCAAAAGATTGGGTACTTGAATCATTTCATATCGCTAAAAAGTTATACGAAGTAGACGATGGTAACTTTTCATACAGTTATGTATATGAACAGAAAAACACGATGAATACCCGCTTATTACAAGGCGGAATTAGATTAGCAGGCTTGTTAAATGCAATATTTGACCCGTCTGCAATACCTTTGGTGCAAGCATTAAAGCTAAGCCAAACCAATGAAGTTAATAATTAA
- the hmgA gene encoding homogentisate 1,2-dioxygenase, whose product MTELNYMTGFGNEFETEALPGALPIGQFSPQKVKYDLYAEQFNVTAFTAPRAENRRNWFYRIRPSVIQGDYQAMDNGLIRTAPITEAIAPPTMFRWSPVEIPAKPTDFIDGLKTMAANGSAEGQAGIGIHVYVANQSMQGRYFYNADGELLFVPQQGALVLHTECGKLAIKPGEIAVIPRGIKFNVELLDESARGYICENYGHPYILAERGPVGANGYANDRDFQYPVAAFEDLEGNFELVAKFNGNLFRCDIGHSPLDVVAWTGNSAPYKYDLSRFCTMNTVSFDHPDPSIFTVLTSPSGTPGVANIDFVVFPPRWMVAEHTFRPPYYHRNIMSEFMGLIEGVYDAKEHGFVPGGMSLHNCMSPHGPEAEVFEKASNAELKPQRYENTMAFMFESRYVISPTKFALEGDHLQKDYTKCWQKIEKKFTGKA is encoded by the coding sequence ATGACCGAACTCAATTACATGACCGGATTTGGTAACGAATTCGAAACCGAAGCCTTACCGGGCGCACTGCCCATTGGCCAGTTCAGCCCACAAAAAGTAAAATACGATTTATATGCTGAACAGTTCAACGTTACCGCATTTACTGCACCGCGCGCTGAAAATCGTCGTAATTGGTTTTACCGCATTCGCCCTTCTGTTATTCAAGGTGATTACCAAGCAATGGATAATGGCTTAATTCGCACTGCGCCCATTACCGAAGCCATTGCGCCACCAACCATGTTTCGCTGGAGCCCGGTTGAAATTCCAGCCAAGCCAACTGACTTTATTGATGGCTTAAAAACCATGGCCGCCAATGGCAGCGCAGAGGGCCAAGCAGGTATTGGTATTCATGTCTATGTTGCCAACCAATCAATGCAAGGGCGTTATTTTTACAATGCCGATGGCGAATTACTGTTTGTTCCTCAGCAAGGGGCTTTAGTGCTTCACACTGAGTGTGGCAAGCTGGCAATTAAACCAGGTGAAATTGCTGTGATCCCACGCGGGATCAAGTTCAACGTCGAGCTGCTTGATGAGAGCGCCCGTGGCTATATTTGTGAAAACTATGGTCATCCGTATATTTTGGCTGAGCGTGGTCCCGTAGGTGCTAACGGTTATGCAAACGACCGTGATTTCCAATACCCTGTGGCTGCATTTGAGGACCTTGAAGGTAACTTTGAGCTAGTTGCTAAATTTAACGGCAACTTATTCCGTTGCGATATTGGTCATTCGCCTCTTGATGTAGTCGCATGGACGGGCAACAGCGCACCGTATAAATATGATCTGAGCCGTTTTTGTACCATGAATACGGTAAGCTTTGATCACCCCGATCCGTCTATTTTCACCGTGCTCACCTCACCATCAGGCACTCCCGGTGTGGCAAACATTGATTTTGTGGTTTTCCCACCACGTTGGATGGTAGCCGAGCATACCTTCAGACCACCGTATTACCATAGAAACATCATGAGTGAATTCATGGGCTTAATTGAAGGTGTCTATGATGCAAAAGAGCATGGTTTTGTACCAGGTGGCATGAGTTTACACAATTGTATGTCTCCACATGGCCCAGAAGCTGAAGTATTTGAAAAAGCATCAAATGCTGAGCTTAAACCACAACGCTACGAAAACACCATGGCCTTTATGTTTGAATCACGTTATGTTATTTCGCCAACTAAGTTCGCATTAGAAGGCGATCACTTACAAAAAGATTACACTAAGTGCTGGCAAAAAATTGAAAAAAAATTCACCGGTAAAGCATAA
- the maiA gene encoding maleylacetoacetate isomerase: MKLYSYFRSSAAYRVRIALNLKNIEHELIPVNLLKSEQQGDDYVGKNPQGLLPALETEQGVLAQSLAILEWLEETQPNTPVLLPADPWQKAQVRNLCYAIACDIHPIDNLRILKYLSSELGADDDTKNTWYRHWIEVGFAKIETMLGNGPFCFGDAPTLADLCLVPQVFNAHRFKVDMSQFPKIEAIYQHCNTIQAFIDAAPENQIDAA; this comes from the coding sequence ATGAAACTTTACAGCTATTTTCGCTCATCTGCCGCCTATCGTGTGCGTATTGCGTTAAATTTAAAAAATATTGAACACGAGTTAATACCGGTTAATTTATTAAAATCAGAGCAACAAGGTGACGATTACGTGGGTAAAAACCCACAAGGATTATTGCCAGCCCTTGAAACCGAACAAGGTGTACTGGCACAATCTTTGGCTATTTTAGAATGGCTAGAAGAAACACAGCCTAATACTCCGGTACTACTTCCTGCCGATCCGTGGCAAAAAGCACAAGTGCGTAACCTGTGTTATGCCATTGCATGTGATATCCACCCGATAGACAACCTACGAATACTAAAGTATTTAAGCAGTGAACTTGGCGCAGACGACGACACTAAAAATACCTGGTATCGTCATTGGATTGAAGTGGGCTTTGCAAAAATTGAAACCATGCTTGGCAATGGGCCATTTTGTTTTGGCGATGCGCCAACGCTTGCGGATTTATGCTTAGTACCCCAAGTATTCAATGCCCATCGCTTTAAGGTCGATATGAGTCAATTTCCAAAAATTGAAGCGATTTATCAGCATTGTAATACCATACAAGCTTTTATTGACGCCGCACCAGAAAACCAAATCGACGCAGCTTAA
- the ushA gene encoding bifunctional UDP-sugar hydrolase/5'-nucleotidase UshA, whose translation MHLSRLALITLFGISTLGGCSLISSNSHTSSSEVQHFTLLHTNDNHGRFWQNEKGEYGMAARKTLIDRLRAQAEAKNSTVLLLSGGDINTGVPESDMQFAEPDFKGMSLLGYDAMALGNHEFDNPLNILEKQQSWANFPFLSANILDAKTGKTVFQPYKIFNKKGLKIAVVGLTTTDTAKIGNPEYIGHLKFAEPVDVTNNLITELEATEQPDITIAVTHMGHYVDANFGINAPGDVTLARSLKPGLLDIIVGGHSQEPVCMNAVNVADTDFLPGDACKPDQQNGTWIVQAHEWGKYVGKAEFEYQNQQLRLVSYELIPVNMQRVEIDTSGKKTSQLAQAKITPDPSMLAFLQPFQAKGDAKLSVSIATLNGRLEGDRQFARFEQTNLGRLIASAQMERVQGDFGIISGGGIRSSIEGGEVSYKDILSVHPFKNRISYVDMKGEELVGYLSTVASFPPDSGAYCQFYGVELTLENGLAQNIKIQGKPIDKEKTYRFSINSYNAAGGDGYPTLKNHPGFVATDATDAEVLKEFFLKHNNINAADFNPNSEITIIK comes from the coding sequence ATGCATCTTTCACGCTTAGCTTTAATAACCCTGTTTGGAATAAGCACCCTCGGCGGCTGCTCTTTAATCTCGAGCAATAGTCACACTTCATCCTCTGAAGTGCAGCATTTCACTTTACTTCATACTAACGACAATCATGGTCGCTTTTGGCAAAATGAAAAAGGTGAATATGGCATGGCGGCCCGCAAAACCTTAATCGATCGCTTAAGAGCGCAAGCTGAGGCTAAAAATAGTACGGTTTTATTATTATCAGGTGGTGATATTAATACTGGCGTACCAGAGTCTGATATGCAATTTGCAGAACCTGATTTTAAGGGAATGTCATTACTTGGTTATGATGCCATGGCGCTTGGTAACCATGAATTTGATAACCCATTAAATATATTAGAAAAACAACAAAGTTGGGCTAACTTTCCATTTTTATCGGCCAATATTCTTGATGCAAAAACCGGTAAAACAGTCTTTCAGCCTTATAAAATATTTAATAAAAAAGGATTGAAAATAGCGGTTGTTGGCTTAACAACCACAGATACTGCAAAAATTGGTAATCCCGAATACATAGGTCATCTCAAATTTGCTGAACCTGTTGATGTCACTAATAACCTTATCACTGAACTAGAAGCCACAGAGCAGCCCGATATCACTATCGCTGTTACACACATGGGGCATTATGTTGATGCTAATTTTGGTATTAATGCACCGGGTGATGTGACCTTGGCCCGCAGTTTAAAACCAGGCTTACTCGATATTATTGTTGGTGGACACTCACAAGAGCCTGTATGTATGAATGCAGTAAATGTTGCAGATACAGACTTTTTGCCCGGTGATGCATGTAAACCCGACCAACAAAATGGTACTTGGATTGTACAAGCCCATGAATGGGGAAAATATGTTGGTAAAGCTGAATTTGAATATCAAAACCAGCAGCTACGTTTAGTCAGCTATGAGCTTATCCCTGTCAATATGCAGCGAGTTGAAATTGATACCTCAGGTAAAAAGACCAGTCAATTAGCCCAAGCTAAAATAACACCCGATCCATCAATGCTTGCTTTTTTACAGCCTTTTCAAGCTAAAGGTGATGCCAAATTATCAGTTTCAATCGCAACGTTAAACGGTCGTTTAGAAGGTGATCGTCAATTTGCTCGTTTTGAACAAACTAACCTTGGTCGTTTAATTGCTTCTGCCCAAATGGAACGCGTTCAAGGTGACTTTGGTATTATCAGTGGCGGCGGAATTCGCAGCTCAATTGAAGGTGGCGAAGTAAGCTATAAAGATATTCTGTCTGTGCACCCATTTAAAAATCGTATTAGCTACGTTGATATGAAAGGCGAAGAACTTGTTGGTTACCTATCTACGGTTGCCAGCTTCCCGCCTGATTCTGGCGCATATTGCCAATTTTATGGTGTAGAATTAACGTTAGAAAACGGCCTAGCACAGAATATAAAAATTCAAGGTAAACCAATAGATAAAGAAAAAACCTATCGCTTTAGTATCAACAGCTACAATGCTGCTGGCGGTGATGGCTATCCGACACTGAAAAATCACCCTGGTTTTGTGGCAACGGATGCAACCGATGCTGAAGTGTTAAAAGAATTTTTCTTAAAACATAACAATATCAATGCAGCGGATTTTAATCCAAATTCAGAAATCACTATTATCAAATAA
- a CDS encoding MAPEG family protein codes for MGKWLFLTVFIQVLLTFSVMYIMGKRRFAAAKNKQIEMAAFKTMALDNAPEHVIAAGRNFLTQFELPVLFYVAVLMSLQLNLTGWFSVACAGLFVLSRVIHSVIHLGSNDVFKRYKSFVLGAAILLIWWLGMLVQLFVL; via the coding sequence ATGGGGAAATGGTTATTTCTTACGGTATTTATTCAAGTATTACTGACATTCTCAGTGATGTACATTATGGGAAAGCGCCGTTTTGCAGCAGCTAAAAATAAACAAATTGAGATGGCCGCCTTTAAAACCATGGCATTAGACAACGCACCTGAACATGTGATTGCAGCGGGCCGTAATTTTTTAACTCAATTTGAGTTGCCTGTGCTTTTTTATGTTGCGGTATTAATGTCTTTACAATTGAATTTAACGGGTTGGTTTTCAGTTGCTTGCGCAGGGCTATTTGTACTAAGCAGAGTTATCCATAGCGTCATACATTTAGGCAGTAATGATGTATTTAAACGTTATAAAAGCTTTGTTTTAGGAGCGGCGATTTTATTAATCTGGTGGCTTGGAATGCTTGTTCAACTATTTGTTTTATAA